A single Bufo bufo chromosome 6, aBufBuf1.1, whole genome shotgun sequence DNA region contains:
- the BTBD17 gene encoding BTB/POZ domain-containing protein 17 produces MFAQAHKSDAGGDAATTLINHSSMVIQRLQELLQNGNASDSTLRVRTTNSDEVKIIHTHQLLLILQSDVFEGLLGNQSVVSLQEPPECAVLFEKFMRYFYCGEISVQLNQAIPLHRLASKYHVSALQKGVSDYMKTHLASESTQGHVVSWYHYALGIGDETLQESCLKFLAWNLSTVMNSNEWVTVSDDLMVSLLQRSDLVLQSELELFASVEEWVNRNNPNVSIIEKVLRSIRYPMIPPSQLFQIQKQSMLLASYQHLVQDLLFQAFQFHSASPLHLAKYFDVNCSMFIPRNYLSSFWGSQWIINNPARDDRSLSFQTQLGPSNYDSSKKITWNALFSPRWLPVSLRPVYSESVSAASQTNRLEDGRPRLVITSAMSGLDFAGVTFQKIILVGVRRQQGKIFVKHVYSVHQSTDEVSDFLAHADLQKRTSEYLIDNSIHLHIIIKPIYHSLIKAK; encoded by the exons atgtttgcaCAAG CTCACAAGTCTGATGCAGGCGGTGATGCCGCAACCACCCTCATTAATCACTCCTCCATGGTCATCCAGCGCCTGCAGGAGCTGCTCCAGAATGGCAACGCCAGTGACAGCACGCTACGTGTACGCACCACCAACTCGGATGAGGTGAAGATCATCCACACCCATCAGCTCTTGCTTATTCTGCAAAGTGATGTCTTTGAAGGACTCTTAGGAAACCAAAGCGTGGTGTCCCTACAGGAGCCCCCAGAGTGCGCTGTTCTGTTTGAGAAATTCATGAG GTATTTCTATTGCGGGGAGATCTCAGTCCAGTTAAATCAAGCCATACCGCTGCATCGTTTGGCCAGCAAGTACCATGTCTCTGCTCTACAGAAAGGCGTTAGTGATTATATGAAGACCCATCTTGCCAGTGAGTCAACTCAGGGCCACGTAGTCAGCTGGTACCATTACGCTTTAGGGATTGGTGATGAAACACTGCAGGAAAGCTGCCTGAAGTTCTTGGCCTGGAACCTTTCCACGGTGATGAATAGCAACGAGTGGGTGACGGTGAGCGACGACCTCATGGTTTCTCTTCTACAAAGATCAGACTTGGTATTGCAGAGCGAGTTAGAATTGTTTGCTTCAGTTGAAGAGTGGGTGAATCGGAACAACCCGAATGTGTCCATTATTGAGAAGGTCCTGAGATCTATCAGGTACCCCATGATTCCTCCAAGTCAACTTTTTCAAATCCAGAAGCAGTCGATGTTATTGGCATCCTATCAACATCTTGTCCAGGATCTTCTCTTCCAAGCCTTCCAGTTTCACTCAGCTTCCCCTCTACATCTTGCAAAGTATTTTGATGTTAACTGCAGCATGTTCATTCCTCGGAATTATCTATCTTCATTTTGGGGGTCCCAATGGATCATTAACAACCCTGCCAGGGATGATCGAAGCCTCAGCTTTCAAACTCAACTTGGCCCGAGCAACTATGATTCCAGTAAGAAGATTACCTGGAATGCGCTCTTCTCTCCACGTTGGCTTCCCGTCAGTCTCCGTCCTGTCTACTCAGAGTCTGTGTCTGCTGCTTCTCAAACAAACCGTCTAGAAGATGGAAGGCCACGGTTGGTGATCACTTCGGCCATGAGCGGCCTAGATTTTGCGGGAGTCACTTTCCAGAAGATTATACTGGTGGGAGTGAGGAGACAACAAGGCAAAATCTTTGTGAAGCATGTGTACAGTGTCCACCAGAGCACAGATGAAGTGTCTGACTTCCTGGCCCATGCCGATCTGCAGAAACGGACCTCGGAGTATCTGATCGACAACTCCATTCATCTCCATATTATCATCAAGCCCATCTACCATTCTCTAATCAAGGCCAAGTGA